The Lactuca sativa cultivar Salinas chromosome 2, Lsat_Salinas_v11, whole genome shotgun sequence genome includes the window TGGCAATGGAGTTCGATGCTTTGCAAAGTTTATTTCAGATCTCAATAGCTTACCTGGAAAACAAAGGTATAAAGAATTTATTAAATTCTGCTCTCCTCTAGTTGATTTGAGTACCATTTAGTTGTTGTACTCTTACAGTTTTACAGTACATACTGGTGCTGGATTAATTGTGCCCGAAATACAAGATGATGGAAAGGTAGTAAATTTTGCTTATTTAGTTCATTGAATTTTTATCCTTGTGGATTGAATTTCAACATTGTTGTTACTTCAGGTTAAAGTTGACATGGGTGAGCCAGTTTTGAAGGCTTCAGATGTTCCAACTAAAATAGCACCAAATAAAGATGAATCAGTTGTGAAAGCAAAAATTGAAGTAGATGGAGTAAACTGGAATGTGACATGTGTCAGTATGGGAAATCCTCACTGTGTCACTTTTGGTACACAAGACAACGAGGTATATTCAATATTCatcaaacttttataaaatatatattcttgTATATCAAAATTTGCCTTCTACtttcttttttgatttttgtGGTATAACTTGTAAACAGAATTTGGTGGTTGATGAATTGAATTTGGCAGAAGTTGGTCCAAAATTTGAACATCATCCACTGTTTCCTGCCCGAACTAACACAGGTCAGGTTTTATTTACCTTTATGATTTGTTATACaatcataaaagcataaaagaacttGATATTAGGATATTAcctatttacttattttatttaatcTTATAATATGTTATATACTTTTTCAGAATTTGTGCAAGTGTTTTCTCGTTCACATCTAAAGATGCGTGTTTGGGAGCGTGGGGCAGGTTATAGCTTATTATAAAATGATTATATCTTGTtataatttttagttttataactttggattaaaaaaataaaaataaaaactgttTTGTATAGGAGCAACATTGGCTTGTGGAACTGGAGCATGTGCAGTAGTTGTTGCAGCAATCCTTGAGGGTTGTTCTGAGagagtaagttttttttttttttttttggatatataaataaaaatgtttaatttttattttgatattaaaattaatgttttgtgattacagAAGTGTAGGGTTGATTTACCTGGAGGGCCATTGGAGATAGAATGGAGGGAGGAGAACAACCATGTGTATATGACAGGCCCTGCTGAGGTAGTCTTTTATGGATCTGTTGAGCTCTAAACGTTACAATTTTAAATAATTTGAAGATTTTTATCTGATATAAACATGATTTGGTGTGTTGTAAACATTATTTATTTGATGCTTCTGAATTTGGAAGACTTAATGTAGTAATATTAGTTTTGTTGTTGATGGCAATATAATCATGTCGATAACAGAAAAAACAGATTCCAAACCTACTATAAAAGTTTGGAAAGATAGTAAATCACAAAATATAGTCACCAAAACGAGAAAGGTTTACTTTTACATTTGATGATATGATATTGTCAAATATATGTGGCCTATTTATTGCATCACGCTTTATTGCCATTTTCTGGGTTTGATTTTGTAGGCAATACTTTAACAGTCGTTATAACAATGTAAAATTGCAAATGGCCACAATCAGATGCCCActattttacataaaaaaaagATTGAAATATGGGGATTGAGATACATGAAATATAACGAGATTACCTCATAACTAGAGTCGAAATTATCAACATATTGCCAAGAGATGTTAACAAAAACAAGTTAGCAGAATTGCAAAAATAGTCTATTTTGTGAGAGTATATAGCGTTTTACCAACTGCTAGTTTATTAAACCGGTTTTCCTCAACCGGTTCAAATGAATAGATTACCAAACCGGTAGATAACTAGTGGTTTGGATAAAGCAGACGAAGCCAGGCCCAAACTAGTTGACTTGTTTTGAATGTGCACCACTAACTAGATGAAGTTACTTTGAACAATTGGTTTTCCGTATTTTTAAAGAATTGAACAATGAAAGTATATGACGAGTGCCCAATTGAATTGATTGGGTCACTATTCGGAAATTTGGTAAATCTCAATAAAAAATTTGGTAACTTAGTGCCAACGGTGTGAATAATTTAAACTATTATATCAAAATACATCTTAAACAATTAATTATCAAATATAGGTTTTGCTGTTTTAATAAATGTACATTgctttgcattttttttttctttctaaataaATATTTTAGAATTAAAATGGATAACACTATGAGTCTATAACAGTAGGGGGATGACACAATACTGTTTATTAACTTATTATGATTAGTCTTCACATCTATCGTGTTTTGTTACAAATTTGATATATTTTATttgctaaaataacaaaaacgaTCAATTCATATCTACATAAAAGGACAATAAAAGGATTTGATTATGTGTTTGGAAAACCCCCCCTACCAATCAAATAGGGGCCTATACCCTAGAAGATTCTTCAATGTCAAAACGCACTAAAATAAGACCACTTGCCACTCAAAAAAATAGAAAGGAAGCACAACAAATATTTTGATTATGTTATGTATGACATGTATAGATGATACAATGAGAAGAAAAGATGATATTGACTTCTCTGTTTTATAGAATTATAAACAAAAGACACTATTGCAACTTGCATTTAACAAGGACATAACTTTCCCGTCAACATGGAAGGTTTATTTCTCTAATCATATAACTAATAAAAACCATTATCATATGTGAATTTCGTTCACCCACTTCTTTCCATCTTATTATTTTATCAACTACTTTAACTAAACAATTAATCCAATAAAATGGGATAATTAAAATTTAAGAGAAAATATTGCAATGATTTGGTTATTTACAACCATTTTTTTGTTAGAAGATAAAAGATTAAACTTACATTTATGTATTCTAAATGCATCAATCAATGAATTCATTTTAGTTATTTCTTAAGCATAACTATGCATACAAAGTTGACTAGACAATGAGTCGGAAGAAAGGGTTAAATAAGATATATGAAAAAATTTGTATATATAGACATACATTTTTAAAACAATGATGTCTTTTAAAGTATGATGTTTTTATGGTATTGAGTTGTATAGAATGTCTCATATAAAAAGTATTTTAGAAtcaattgttgttgttgttattattattattattattataccaaATGATTTCTAGTCTAACGATATAAATGTTACATCCCCTTTTTGAGATCAATAATTCAAGTTCTGTCGAGACATAGATGAAATTAGAAATAGATTAGAAGTGGATTAAAtttgttgttttaaaaaaaaaccaGTTCTTTCATATAACATAGAAAAATGTTATCATAATCAAATTCATTGTATTTTAATGTTGGATCTTTAACATAAGCCAAAACAAAGATATATTTTGAAACTTGTTTGTCAATTTCTTCtctttcatatatgaatacattaaAGATTCCCATAAATCACACTTATAAATCAAATGGTAGTTGAAAATCCACAAAACAcctcttgttttttttttgttgggaATCTAATAATATTTAAACTATTTAATTTGAAGAAAAAGAAACATCTTCTTTCAACTCTATTAATTACTTAATTTTCATATTTACAATCTTAAAAAAGATGGCAATTTTAAAGTTAATATATAATAAACATTAAAGTTACATTTAAaaccaaaataaataattatgtaaGAACACTAAATTAGACCTAAAGCTGAGCCATTAGAATAGAAAAACTCAAAATTTACGACTTTAAGTTTTTTAATCAATATCATATATTTTTGTATTGCAAACCAGCAAACCTGATGCAGTGGAAGCTACTACGTGTCGCAACAGTAGACGAGTGAGCAATAAAAACAACcatgatatttatatataattttaaacttTCTAACTAACAGccatttataattattttgattCGTTTTAATGTTTCATCATAAAGAGTGTAGTGGAATCGATGCATGTAgtcatttatttttataaaaaaaaaaatcagacatCGACATATACACGTACAAACGCGTTTTACACTATTAAAAAACAATACCAATGGAAATTACCGACTAAAAGAAAATCCATTGGAGAGACCGACAAAATACCAATGCCCAATGGGAGAAAAACTGTAAATTGGCAAACGACAGAAATTCGTCGGAAAATTGTATCAAATTACCGATTTAATATCAACGGACAACAATTCTTTTAATTATTAATAGTTATCCGTCGGAAATTAACAATGGAATAACTAGACGAAATAAAATTTATTATcattttgttttctaaaaaattATATTCCCTTAAAAAACCGTcaatttgttattattattgttaCCATCATCATTATTACTATGTGTATGCATATGTATATTTAAATGTGTATTTATGTGAATGAAAATGAgaatgtgtatgtatgtatatatcaaTGTGTGCATGTCTATGTATTTATTGTAATCTCTAATATTTTAGAGTGAGTACCTTTCATTAAATATACTCAAAACATATACACAACGTACAATACAAAACATAAACGGGCCAAACCTAGAATGGGCCGGCAATAGACATAAGATACATGcataacaatatacatatgcTAACAGCCCTTCAGTTTGAATGATTGAGAATCATGAACGTTCAAGCTGGACTGAAACTCAAGGAACAATGGAGATGGAAGactctttgtaaaaatatctcTATATTAGGATGAAGATGGGACATGAAGAGCACGCACCTGACCTGTGGCTACTTTGTCTCAGACAAAGTGCAAATCAATCTCCATATGCTTTGTACATTGATGATGGACCGGGTTGGATGACATATACACAACACTAACGTTATCACAGTAAACAATAGTAGCTTTGGCAGGCATATAGTGAAGCTCGAGAAGAAGATTATGAATCCAACATGTTTCAGCCACACCATTTGCAACACCCATGTATTCGGCTTCGACACTGGACCGGGAAGTCGTATTTTGACGTTTGGAGGACCACGATAGAAGATTGTGTCCTAAAAAGACACAATAACCAGATGTAGAGCATTGGGTAACAGGGCATCCAACCCAGTCAGCACTAGAGTAGGCAGTGAGGGTACGAATAGGGCAGGCATATAAGTGAAGACCATGGGAAGTGGTACCTCGAATATATCGCAAGATACGCCTGCGAGCAGTGAAATGGGGCTCGTGCGAGTCATGCATGTATAAACATATCTGTTGAACAACGTAGGTAATATCTGGGCGAGTGAATATAAGATACTGTAATGCACCAGCCAGACTGCGATATAAGGTGGGGTCAGCAACAGGAGGACTAGTGGCATCAAACTTGGCAGGCAAGTCGGATGGAGTTGATGTTAGTTTGTAGTTGGTCATAGAAGCCCGTTCAAGAATCTTAGTGGCATATTTGTGTTGAGACAGAAACAAACCGTCAACCGATCGAGTGGCTGAGATACCTAGAAAAAAGTGAAGATCCCCAAGATTTGTCATAGAGAACTCTACACTCAATAAGGAAATGATGTGAGCCAAAAGCTGAGAAGAGGAGCCTGTAAGAgcaatgtcatcaacataaagtaACAAATATGCTATGTGAGTGCCCTATGTGTAGATGAATAAGGATGAGTCACATCTGCTATGAACAAAGCCAATACAAGAGATAAATTTAGAAAAACACTGAAACTATGCACGTGgtgcttgcttgagaccataCAACGATCGCTGAAGCAAACAAACATAATCAGGGCGATAAGGATCCCGAAAACCCGATGGCTAGTGCATATATATTGTTTCGTGCAGATGTCCATGAAGAAAAGCATTCTTCACATCTAGTTGTATGATAGGCCACTTATGAGTGACAACAATATTGAGAACTGTGTGGATAGTAGCGGGTTTCACAACAGGACTAAAAGTCTCGTCACAATCAATACCAGGTCGTTGACTGCGACCATTAGCAACAAGACGCGCCTTATAGTGCAATAATGACCCATCTGCATTGAATTTCTTCTTGAATAGCCATATACAATTAACTATGTTAGCAACATGTGGTCTTGGAACAAGTACCCAAGTGTTGTTAGAGATAAGAACAAAATATTCATTTATCATTGCATTAAGCTagttgggacttgggatccttaAAAGCTTCTAAATAATTTTTGGGGATAGGGGAAGTGGTGTCAACATGTAGGTTTAATTTGTAATTGGGTTTAAAGATGCCTTGTTTAGTACGAGTAAGCATTGGATGTTGAGAGTGAGTAGAGGTTTGAGGAATACCCTGTGATATAGGAGAATGAGGAAATTCGGTAGACTCATTGGATATGAGAGAGGAAGGTGAAGGTGATTGAATTGAGCTGGTAGGAGTGGGAGAAGAAAGGTCTAAGGAAGGTAGATAAGGCGAGGTTTGGGTTGAATGAGTCGTAGATGGCGACATGGGGGCGACCATGGTTGGACTAGGATGTGTTGGCATCGGTGTTGAAGTAAGAGGGTGAGAGAAGTTGGGATCATCAAGAAATGAGTAGGAAGGAGCTTTGTTTGGTGTCATAGAGCCAAATGGAAAAACAGTTTCATTAAATACCACATGATGAGATATGATGATTTTGTTCGTGTCAAGATTGAGACAGCAATATCCTTTGCCGTTTGTTGGATAACAAGAGAGATGCATGGAGTTGATATTGGGGAGAGTTTGTAGAAGGAACAATGTGAGGAAAACAGAGACAACCAAACACATGAAGATGGTGTATAATTTAAAAAAAGGAGTGTCTTTATTGAGGGTGATGGATGGAAGAATGTTTAGAAGATGAGCCGCCATATGAAGTTCTTCGGTCCAAAAAGTTGGAGGAAGCCGAGCATGAAATAAAAGAGTACGAATGGTGTTATTTAAAGTGCAAAGCATGCATTCGACTTTTTCGTTTTGTTGAGAGGTATAAGGACACGAAAAAAGAAAGTGGATACTGTTTTGAGAAAAAAATTGATGAAATTTTTTATTGTCATATTCACCTCTATTATCAcattgaaaagatttgatatcagTTTGAAATTGATTATTGAAAAAATTTCGAAAATGCACAAATTTGTCAAAAAGATCAGATTTAACATGAATAGGATAGACCCAAACATAATGAGAGAAATCATCTAAAAATATGACATAATATATAATACCACTCAAACTTTTAATAGGAGACATCCAAACATCATAGTGTATTAATTCAAAAGGAAATTGTGAAACAGAAATAGATGAACTAAACGACAACTTAACATGTTTGACCATTTGACATGCATGACACAAAGTAGAGTTTTTATGAGATGAACACATAATAGAACGATTATGAACTAAATGCTTGAGAATGTGTTGACTAGGGTGACCAAGACGTTGATGTCATATGGATGGAGCAACGGAGATGAAGTCTTGAGTTTGTGGAGAAGTGACTGGGTAAAGATCACCAATGCTGTCACATCGGATGAGAATTTGTTTGGTGCAGAAATCCATCACATAAAACCCAAAAGAGTCAAATTCAATAAAACAATCATTTTTACGAACAAAACTATGAACATAAATCAGGTTTTTAATTATAGAGGGAGTAATTAAAACATTTTGAAAAGTCAAAGTACTATAAGTATTAGGAAGAGGAAGAGTAGTGTGACTAATTGTGGTTACAGGTATTAAAGATTCATCACCAACTAATACAAATGAAGAAGAATTACTGATTTTATTAGAAACAGACTTGAGTATACATGAATTTGAGTGAAGATGCAAGGTGGCACCAGTATTCATGTACCATTCGACTTGACCTGGATCATTTAACATCATAGCATTGAACATCTGTGGAAGTGTTGTGGGCTAAGGATTTTGTTGTTGAGCTTGCTGATGAGAGAAAGGCTGTTGGGCTGGagaaaaaagttgatgttgtttttgCATATTGGTCCGATGGGATGATTGAGACCTCGGCCCAATTCCGTGTTACTGAAAGTTGTGTGGGCTAGGCAGCAAACCTTGCTGATTGGATCCAAGGGGAAACTGAAGGGAATAGGCCCACCCCTAATTAACTTATCATTGATTTTGTTTCCGTCGCTGACTTCCGCTGGAAAAAATTACCTCCGATGCCTCCATTATTTAGACGACCGCCATATCGCCCTCCTCCATGGCCGCCACGACGTCCACTGCGACCCCCACGATAGCCGCTTCTATTGCTGTTGATGCCATTGAAATTAGTCGCCTCTAGTACAAGGTACATGCATACACCATATTAAACAAcataaatttcaatatttgaaCATTATTTTATTAACCCACACAACTCACGTACATTCATTTAGTTTAGGTATATGTTTATTATCTTTGTGGTGAACTTATAAAACGTAAGTTTTTGTTTATTAATACATGGGATTTTTTTCTACATTTTGGGCAATGAAAAATCTtggcttttttttttctcttttttgatTGCCGTTTTACCGACTAGTAAAGCAAACATCAGTAAATTAGAAAACTTTTGCTAATGAAACCTGTAGAAAATATGCAGGCCCGACCCAAGGGCAGGGCGAGCTGGGCCGTCGCCCAGGGCATCAATATAGCAAGGGGCATCAGATTATGTCCAACTCGTATGGGTAAGGTAAGGGAACGACCTAAGGGATGTTGAAACATAAATGGAATGGGCGGCAATTCTCGATTGGTAAAAAATCATGGTGAAGACGAAGAGACTGTGAGAACTACGAGGAGTTTGAAAGACCGAGGTATTTGAGTATTTCTAGTTTTGTCTTTTATACCAAAGATTCCATGATTGATTATTTTCTTCTAAAGAAAAAAATACATGTTGATTTCTAATTCTTTCTTTCATACAGAGAGCGAGGGTTGAAGTTTTTCTAATTCTATCTTTCATATCGAGGAGGCTAGGATTAAGGTTTTTCTGATCTTTTTCTTCTAAACAACATTAAAAATCGCATGACTGAAAGCTTTTCTGATACTTCTATTTTTCAAGGATCGATGCAATTCCCTTTTCCAAAATTTTGATATAAGATTTAGTGTTATAAGTCCGTGTTTCTATGTTTTTTTCTTGATATATGCATGTCTGATATTTTCTGAAGTTCTAAAAATTTTATATACGCATTTCTATAATCTGTCAAATATTTTGGTTGGCGGTCCTTGTTTTTTTATCATTGTTGTTTAAATCTCATGTTTATATAGGATATGAATGGCTTTAAACACAAgtttataataataaattataagttagggttgtttttttacatttatatttatatatgaattaggatttgtcactttTTAGAACACTTTGTTACAGAAGTATTTGTCTCAATCTTAATTGCTTGTGTATACTCATGAAAATGAGTTATTTACATACGGATTCAACTAAATCATGAAAGTCAAAGCTCAAATATCACTTTTATGTGTTCGTCTCAATCTTCATTGCATTGCTTGTGCAGAGATGTATGATTTGTGTAGTTGTTGGAGTATTTTTTGtaaatacaaaaataaatgaaCAAAAGGCACAACATTTGTTGTTTTTGCCTCTCTCTTGATTCAGGATTTTGGGGCTACATTAGCAGTTTTATGATATGGATTTGATGATGAAGCAAATCTCTTGTTAATGCATAAAAACTTGCATGTTATACTTGGGGTTATGGAAGAACTGGTTTGGATTTCATGAATTGGCACCTAAAGATTTAGCCGATgcaactttgaccaaggttttTTGTTCATGCCATTTGTAAATATACATGACTTCCCTCTTTTGTAGATTGGTCTTGTTGGAGAAAATTTTTTGCCTATTCTTTGAGCACTAAAAGAATATGATTCAATTTTGtttaataaatttaaactttttttgaGTTCGGTACAAATATAAGGGCATATAATGGCATTTTTAAGTATCTTCGCTCAGGGCATGGAATATCTATGGACCGACCCTGAAAATATGATCCATTGGTAGTATGCGGTAAAAGAAGAAAATTGTACCAATGCATTCCATTGGTAATCGGTCAAGACTACGACATGAAAAGTTTGTGGAGAAGTCGCAAAATTTGTTGGGAAGATTTACTCTCGTGTTTTTTCCGACATATTTTTTCATTCGGAATTCTGTCGATGAAACACATGTCTGATGAATTACTAATGGAGACAACGTGAAAATTAAAcaagttttctagtagtgaattacATTAGTCTTAATTAGATACTatgtgtgagacccgtgtattacacgagtttattaaaaGGACCAAAAATAACGGTGCGAGCAAAAAAATATCACTCACACACGTTTTGGTAACCACAAAGAcaatgtttataaaaaaaataaataacaactgAGTTTGTGACATTTGGTAAACTACATAGagtatttatgtattttagtCTTAATTAGTTTATACTAATAAAAGCAATTAATATGAATTCACAAATGGAATATATTATCTAcattaatatacatatacattaatTAGTATATTAATAGAAAGAGGAATTGGCAAATAGAAAGTTATTATgtacattaattaatatatttataaaattaattaatatgaggTGACATTTAATAGGTGAAATTTGAAtaataaaaaactataaaaatgacaaatgaatattatataattcaaaaatatctagaaaatgacaaatgttaaaataaatgataacataacatgtggcaaaatcatttttatttattagtatagacTAGATATAAAACTCGTGTGTTACACGAGTTgattaatgaaaataaaatattaaaatataaataataaatattttttaaataaaattttaaaataacaaatgaagaaacatattaattgCAACTTTTTGACATGAGAAAATCGTCATTTattgttagaagaaaataacaaGACATATCactttaaatcattgaaaatattATTAAGAATATGTCATTTGTTGTTTTAATATTTTTGCCGGTGAAAGAAAACATTaaatattactagtataatataaaaaatatatcctATTAATGGGATATCCAACTCCAATCCAATACAAGAATTTCGTGATTAATTTTTTGAGAGATTTAAGTTATGAAATTGGCAATGGTATCATCATCCCAATTGGTCCCCAACCAAGTGAAATTAAAATATATAGAGTTCTAAATAATTGagccttttctcttttcaatttttttttcatatctatatatatagttcccaaaacatataaaaacaaaattataatGTAGCATGGCATAAGCCGTCAACTTAGGAGAAGAATAATGCCGTTCAAAAAGAAAAGGAGAAGAATAATGTCTTCTAATAAAAAGAAATATATGATTGGGATTAAAACAATACGGAATAATGAaaaacattgtttaattatcaAGTTTTGACAACCTTACGTATTGGAAATGATTATTGTTTAAACAGACATGAATATATAATTTTGCAATCTTAGACAAATAAAAGTGTTGATGAAAGTTCTATATGATGATTACCCATTATCACGCCTTTAAAGATCCATTGTCGAAGGTTGTTTTGCA containing:
- the LOC111911718 gene encoding diaminopimelate epimerase, chloroplastic; translated protein: MSVATIVSAPLTSSNIRSLSIISSSSFSPINSFKCSSVALKLTTTSLLRNPNLRFSVSAMSVAAQENLSQTAFLDRRETGVLHFVKYHGLGNDFIMVNNLDSMEPKVTPEQAVKLCDRNFGIGADGVIFAMPGYNGTDYTMRIFNSDGSEPEMCGNGVRCFAKFISDLNSLPGKQSFTVHTGAGLIVPEIQDDGKVKVDMGEPVLKASDVPTKIAPNKDESVVKAKIEVDGVNWNVTCVSMGNPHCVTFGTQDNENLVVDELNLAEVGPKFEHHPLFPARTNTEFVQVFSRSHLKMRVWERGAGATLACGTGACAVVVAAILEGCSERKCRVDLPGGPLEIEWREENNHVYMTGPAEVVFYGSVEL
- the LOC111911694 gene encoding uncharacterized mitochondrial protein AtMg00810-like: MYLVLEATNFNGINSNRSGYRGGRSGRRGGHGGGRYGGRLNNGGIGGSSSQLLAHIISLLSVEFSMTNLGDLHFFLGISATRSVDGLFLSQHKYATKILERASMTNYKLTSTPSDLPAKFDATSPPVADPTLYRSLAGALQYLIFTRPDITYVVQQICLYMHDSHEPHFTARRRILRYIRGTTSHGLHLYACPIRTLTAYSSADWVGCPVTQCSTSGYCVFLGHNLLSWSSKRQNTTSRSSVEAEYMGVANGVAETCWIHNLLLELHYMPAKATIVYCDNVSVVYMSSNPVHHQCTKHMEIDLHFV